From a region of the Marinomonas mediterranea MMB-1 genome:
- a CDS encoding branched-chain amino acid ABC transporter substrate-binding protein — protein sequence MSNAVVKKTLVSLAIAGAMTAAQADVVIGVAGPHTGAYAAFGAQLWNGASAAAKAINDAGGIDGEMIKLVKADDACEPKQAVSVANRLVDSDEAVAVVGHFCSSSSIPASNIYEEAGVLQVTPASTNPGYTDRGLPNVFRVCGRDDQQGDVAASYIVDELGATRVAVIHDKDTYGKGLADAMKSTLNAYGVKEVLYEGLTRGEKDFNALVTKIRSVDADVVYFGGLHSEAGPLVRQMREQGLTAKFISGDGIVSDEFVSVAGSADYVDGVLMTFGADPTSYAAGKAVVKKFRDSGVEPEGYVMYSYAAMQVVAEALKNADLDPVKASDWLHANKVETVMGTKAFDEKGDLLVSDYVMYEWDKQGKYSMLGM from the coding sequence ATGTCAAACGCAGTTGTTAAAAAAACTCTGGTCTCTTTAGCGATCGCTGGTGCGATGACAGCCGCACAAGCAGACGTGGTAATTGGTGTTGCTGGTCCTCACACAGGCGCGTATGCCGCTTTTGGTGCTCAGCTATGGAACGGAGCTTCTGCTGCAGCCAAAGCGATTAACGATGCCGGTGGTATCGATGGTGAAATGATCAAGCTCGTTAAAGCGGATGATGCTTGTGAACCGAAACAGGCTGTATCTGTTGCTAACCGCTTGGTTGATTCTGATGAAGCCGTCGCGGTTGTCGGTCACTTCTGTTCTTCCTCTTCTATCCCTGCTTCCAATATTTATGAAGAAGCTGGCGTACTTCAGGTAACTCCTGCATCAACAAACCCTGGTTATACTGATCGTGGTTTGCCAAATGTATTCCGTGTCTGTGGACGTGATGATCAGCAAGGTGATGTTGCTGCGTCTTACATTGTTGACGAATTAGGCGCTACTCGCGTCGCGGTTATTCATGACAAAGACACTTATGGTAAAGGTTTGGCTGATGCAATGAAGTCGACTCTTAATGCGTACGGCGTTAAGGAAGTACTTTATGAAGGTCTGACACGTGGTGAGAAAGACTTCAACGCGTTGGTAACTAAGATTCGCTCTGTTGACGCTGACGTAGTTTACTTCGGTGGTCTTCACTCAGAAGCGGGTCCTTTGGTTCGTCAAATGCGTGAGCAAGGTCTAACCGCGAAATTTATTTCAGGTGACGGTATCGTCTCTGATGAATTTGTCTCTGTTGCAGGTTCTGCTGATTACGTTGATGGCGTGCTTATGACGTTTGGTGCTGATCCGACCTCTTATGCTGCGGGTAAAGCGGTTGTTAAAAAATTCCGTGATTCTGGTGTAGAGCCAGAAGGCTATGTAATGTATTCGTATGCTGCAATGCAAGTGGTTGCAGAAGCGCTTAAAAACGCAGACCTAGACCCTGTTAAAGCGTCTGACTGGTTGCATGCAAATAAAGTCGAGACGGTAATGGGTACGAAAGCATTCGATGAGAAAGGCGATTTACTTGTTTCTGACTACGTAATGTACGAGTGGGACAAACAAGGTAAATACAGCATGCTAGGCATGTAA
- a CDS encoding divergent polysaccharide deacetylase family protein → MNRTESLKSCYRYKVVALFLSVVASVYSVFVNAHDDASSLGPIVTAPKATTSISSPAEIDWLPNDLYVSNVDGLFDEEAPADASSPVGSGSLEPFIVPFSPFYQRVRLTPPSEVIRKDKVKSREQLPRISIIIDDLGYNRRGMESSLNLPVEVALAILPHTPFGKKTALKSIEQNRVTLLHAPMENQRELKLGPGGLYASMGEEEFKSVLRDDLASLPGIKGVNNHMGSLLTTDSQAMNWVMQVIGDRSLFFVDSVTSADSVAYTMALRHSINTTKRDVFLDNIRSEKKIEQQFLKLIQLAHQNGHAIAIGHPYPETMAYLSKRLADLSKLSVRLVPIDELMGQ, encoded by the coding sequence ATGAACCGTACTGAATCTCTAAAGAGCTGCTACCGATACAAGGTAGTGGCTCTATTTTTATCTGTTGTTGCCAGCGTATATTCTGTTTTCGTGAATGCCCATGACGATGCCTCGTCGTTAGGGCCTATCGTCACCGCCCCGAAGGCAACAACATCCATAAGCTCTCCTGCTGAGATTGATTGGTTACCTAATGACTTGTATGTCAGTAATGTTGATGGCTTGTTTGATGAAGAGGCTCCTGCAGATGCAAGCTCCCCTGTAGGTTCAGGTTCTCTTGAGCCCTTCATTGTTCCGTTTTCTCCTTTCTATCAGCGGGTAAGGCTGACTCCACCTTCTGAGGTAATACGTAAAGACAAAGTTAAGTCTCGCGAGCAGCTTCCGAGGATAAGCATTATTATTGATGATCTGGGCTACAATCGACGAGGGATGGAGTCGTCTTTAAATCTACCCGTTGAAGTGGCTCTTGCCATTTTGCCTCATACGCCGTTTGGGAAAAAAACCGCTCTTAAATCCATTGAGCAGAATCGAGTCACACTGCTTCATGCTCCCATGGAAAATCAGCGGGAGCTGAAATTAGGGCCAGGTGGACTCTATGCGTCAATGGGGGAGGAAGAATTTAAATCTGTCTTACGTGATGACTTAGCGAGTTTGCCGGGGATTAAAGGTGTTAATAATCACATGGGGAGTTTATTAACCACGGATTCGCAGGCCATGAACTGGGTTATGCAGGTTATTGGAGATCGATCTCTCTTTTTTGTGGACAGCGTCACCAGCGCAGACAGCGTCGCTTATACGATGGCGCTACGTCACAGTATTAATACAACAAAGCGCGATGTATTTTTGGATAATATTCGAAGTGAAAAGAAGATAGAGCAACAATTCCTTAAGCTTATCCAGTTAGCGCATCAAAACGGCCACGCTATTGCAATTGGGCATCCATACCCTGAAACCATGGCTTATTTATCTAAACGCCTTGCCGACCTTAGCAAGCTCTCGGTTCGTTTAGTCCCTATAGATGAGCTGATGGGGCAATAA
- a CDS encoding S41 family peptidase: MRIINNILCGVALVLTVTPSMAEEKSSIPLEEIQSFVETFETIREGYVEDLDDRAILDKALKGMVAALDPHSNYLTSEEMKEFEKVTSGNYAGIGVEVEMADNVLTIVTPIDGSPAKEAGLEPGDVVVRIDSQLVSGMSLQDVTILMRGEVGTSVRLDVERDGQIKEYEIERRLIDESSITSKWLDKDDGIAYIRLSQFQGDSGEEFASAIKQLKQDQPIEGVILDLRNNPGGVLQSAVSIVDSLVDNGMIVYTDGRHQLSKTEFKASKRATVLPDAPVVVMINEGSASASEVVAGALQDHKRAVILGTESFGKGTVQTVVPLTNGAAVKLTTALYFTPKGRSIQAQGIRPDIIIPQADITVPDDAFFIKEAELKGHISNGTGGEERTSSDVQSGLSQLAASDFQLFQALTILQSVPKLTKKL, translated from the coding sequence ATGAGAATTATAAATAACATACTGTGTGGCGTTGCACTTGTGCTCACAGTAACGCCAAGCATGGCGGAGGAGAAGTCCTCGATTCCACTAGAAGAGATTCAATCGTTCGTTGAGACCTTTGAGACGATACGTGAAGGATACGTTGAAGACCTTGATGACAGAGCAATTCTCGACAAGGCTCTTAAAGGTATGGTCGCAGCATTAGACCCTCACTCGAATTACCTTACCAGCGAAGAGATGAAAGAATTCGAGAAGGTAACGTCTGGCAACTATGCAGGTATCGGCGTAGAAGTTGAAATGGCAGACAATGTTTTGACCATTGTTACGCCCATAGACGGCTCGCCTGCTAAAGAAGCGGGCTTAGAACCTGGCGACGTTGTCGTACGAATCGATAGTCAGCTTGTATCAGGTATGAGCTTACAAGATGTGACCATTCTGATGCGTGGTGAGGTTGGAACCAGCGTGCGTTTAGACGTTGAACGTGACGGTCAAATCAAAGAGTATGAAATAGAAAGGCGGCTTATTGATGAATCGAGCATCACCAGTAAGTGGCTCGATAAAGACGACGGTATTGCCTATATCCGATTGAGTCAGTTTCAAGGGGACTCTGGTGAGGAGTTCGCAAGTGCGATTAAACAACTCAAACAAGACCAACCAATCGAAGGGGTGATCTTAGACCTGCGCAATAACCCCGGTGGTGTGCTTCAGAGTGCGGTATCGATTGTGGATTCCTTGGTAGACAATGGGATGATTGTGTATACGGACGGTCGACATCAGTTGTCAAAGACAGAGTTTAAAGCCTCTAAAAGAGCGACGGTATTGCCGGATGCGCCTGTTGTTGTGATGATTAATGAAGGCTCAGCGTCCGCTTCTGAAGTGGTTGCAGGTGCGCTGCAAGACCATAAGCGCGCGGTTATTTTAGGAACAGAAAGTTTTGGCAAAGGCACCGTGCAAACGGTTGTTCCATTGACCAACGGTGCGGCAGTGAAACTGACCACTGCCCTTTATTTCACGCCAAAAGGGCGTTCTATTCAAGCGCAAGGGATTCGCCCCGACATTATTATTCCGCAAGCCGATATTACCGTGCCTGACGATGCTTTCTTTATCAAAGAAGCTGAGTTAAAGGGACACATCAGTAATGGTACTGGCGGCGAAGAAAGAACGAGCTCCGACGTACAATCAGGGCTTAGCCAATTAGCGGCGTCCGATTTTCAGCTATTTCAAGCGCTCACTATCCTACAAAGCGTTCCTAAGTTAACTAAGAAATTGTAA
- a CDS encoding murein hydrolase activator EnvC family protein, which yields MLFRVFFGLCLLCLSSLGVAAAQPQTPEEARQQIETLQKDLKKLNGWLKEIKSERSDVEKQLESKEQSIQLLHKKIQELQLSLKKGEQQLSELSKQQRNLQLSIQQQNDQIAAQLRAVYRSGEQDGLKLLLSDNQSADAMRLVHYNRYFSQARQSVINGYVNEVRELSLVEKSIRSHRAQQIQEQTNLQKQRTALKAERLQRKTLLAKLNQDLKTGNQKQAQLSKNQKQLSALLERLEEALVDIQIPDQDVSFASQKGKLVKPIARLTKVPDNGQINLGGITLKAKEGDNVRAIFHGRVVFADWMRGFGFLIILDHGDGYMSLYGYNQSILKDVGEWVAANEVIATVGSSGGRLDPGLFFAIRHNSVPLSPLKWVGRG from the coding sequence ATGTTGTTTAGAGTTTTCTTTGGTTTGTGTTTGCTATGCTTGTCTTCCTTGGGGGTTGCTGCCGCCCAACCACAGACACCAGAGGAAGCTCGACAACAGATAGAGACTTTGCAGAAAGACCTGAAAAAGCTAAATGGTTGGCTCAAAGAGATAAAGTCCGAACGTTCCGATGTCGAAAAACAATTGGAATCGAAAGAGCAAAGCATCCAATTGCTGCATAAGAAAATCCAAGAGCTGCAGCTCAGCCTCAAAAAAGGTGAGCAGCAGCTTTCGGAGTTATCGAAACAGCAGCGGAATCTCCAATTGAGCATCCAACAACAAAACGACCAGATAGCCGCCCAACTTAGGGCGGTTTATCGTTCTGGAGAACAAGACGGTCTAAAGCTCTTATTAAGTGATAATCAAAGTGCCGATGCGATGAGATTGGTGCATTATAATCGCTATTTTTCTCAGGCAAGGCAGTCGGTGATTAACGGTTATGTGAATGAAGTGAGAGAGCTTAGCCTCGTTGAAAAAAGCATTCGTAGTCATCGCGCTCAGCAAATTCAAGAACAAACAAATCTCCAAAAGCAACGCACTGCGCTTAAAGCTGAGCGACTACAGCGAAAAACGCTATTGGCTAAGTTAAATCAAGATTTAAAAACGGGGAATCAAAAGCAGGCTCAGTTGTCCAAGAATCAGAAGCAGCTGTCGGCTCTTTTGGAGCGTCTAGAAGAAGCGTTAGTTGATATTCAGATTCCAGATCAAGATGTCTCGTTCGCCAGCCAGAAAGGAAAATTGGTCAAACCGATTGCGCGGCTGACGAAAGTGCCAGACAACGGACAAATAAATCTAGGAGGCATTACGCTCAAAGCGAAAGAGGGTGATAATGTCAGAGCAATATTTCATGGACGAGTCGTCTTTGCCGATTGGATGCGAGGTTTTGGTTTTCTGATTATTTTAGACCACGGTGACGGTTATATGTCACTGTATGGCTATAATCAAAGTATATTAAAAGACGTCGGTGAGTGGGTTGCTGCGAATGAAGTCATCGCGACTGTTGGCAGTAGTGGTGGACGTTTAGATCCCGGCCTGTTTTTTGCCATCCGCCATAACAGTGTTCCATTGTCTCCATTAAAGTGGGTAGGAAGAGGGTAG
- the gpmI gene encoding 2,3-bisphosphoglycerate-independent phosphoglycerate mutase has protein sequence MSKKTTALFILDGWGYSETSKSNAIAAATTPNWDALWASKPHTLIKTSGMAVGLPDGQMGNSEVGHMNLGAGRVVYQNFTRISKAIDDGSFFENTELVNTVDKAVAAGKAVHILGLLSAGGVHSHHEHIMAMAELAVKRGAKAIYVHGFTDGRDTPPRSAQGPVSELDAKLKALGVGKIATLTGRYFAMDRDNRWERVQQAYDAIVSGNGLYEAESAEQAIAAAYERDENDEFVKATVIGDAVKVDDGDAIVFANFRPDRARQLTRAFTDASFSGFERNETPSLSGFVTFTEYASDISASVAFPPVALSNTLGEILSKENKTQLRIAETEKYAHVTFFFNGGEEAVFAGEERELIPSPDVATYDLKPEMSAPEVTDKLVEVIEAGKYDTIICNFANGDMVGHSGIFDAAVQAVEAVDACIGRVIEALEKNGGQCLITADHGNVEQMLSDDGSQPLTSHTLEPVPLVLYTPEENVSIKEGALCDIAPTLLDMMGMVKPDEMTGESLLVRNKA, from the coding sequence ATGAGCAAGAAAACAACTGCCTTGTTTATTCTGGATGGCTGGGGTTACAGCGAAACGTCCAAATCGAATGCAATTGCTGCCGCGACTACGCCAAATTGGGATGCTCTATGGGCGTCCAAACCTCATACTTTGATCAAAACCTCTGGAATGGCGGTCGGTTTACCTGATGGTCAAATGGGGAACTCCGAAGTCGGTCATATGAACCTTGGGGCTGGCCGCGTTGTTTATCAGAACTTCACTCGCATTAGTAAAGCCATTGATGATGGTAGCTTCTTTGAAAATACAGAATTGGTTAATACAGTAGACAAAGCGGTAGCAGCTGGAAAAGCAGTTCACATTCTTGGTCTGCTTTCTGCTGGTGGTGTTCATAGTCATCATGAGCATATTATGGCGATGGCTGAGTTAGCGGTGAAACGTGGCGCTAAAGCGATCTACGTACACGGCTTTACAGACGGTCGTGATACGCCACCACGCTCTGCTCAAGGTCCCGTATCTGAGCTGGATGCTAAATTAAAAGCACTTGGTGTGGGCAAAATTGCAACCTTAACAGGTCGTTATTTCGCGATGGATCGTGATAACCGTTGGGAACGAGTACAACAAGCATACGATGCGATTGTCTCAGGCAACGGTTTATATGAGGCGGAATCGGCTGAGCAAGCCATCGCCGCTGCGTATGAGCGAGACGAAAACGATGAATTCGTTAAAGCAACGGTGATTGGTGACGCGGTTAAAGTGGATGACGGCGACGCGATTGTCTTCGCAAACTTCCGTCCTGACCGTGCTCGTCAATTGACTCGTGCGTTCACTGATGCGTCTTTTTCTGGTTTTGAGCGTAATGAAACGCCGTCGCTATCGGGCTTTGTTACCTTCACGGAATACGCGTCTGATATTTCTGCATCGGTTGCATTCCCTCCTGTCGCGCTTTCTAACACATTGGGTGAAATTCTTTCGAAAGAGAATAAGACGCAACTTAGAATCGCGGAAACTGAAAAATACGCACACGTTACTTTCTTCTTTAATGGTGGCGAAGAAGCTGTCTTTGCTGGTGAAGAACGTGAACTGATACCTTCTCCAGACGTAGCAACCTACGATTTGAAACCTGAAATGAGCGCACCAGAGGTAACAGACAAGCTGGTGGAAGTCATTGAAGCAGGTAAATACGATACGATCATTTGTAACTTTGCCAATGGTGACATGGTCGGCCACAGTGGTATTTTTGATGCTGCTGTACAAGCCGTAGAAGCGGTAGACGCTTGTATTGGTCGAGTGATCGAAGCACTTGAGAAAAACGGTGGTCAGTGTTTGATTACTGCAGACCACGGTAACGTCGAGCAAATGCTGAGCGATGACGGCAGCCAACCTCTTACTTCCCATACTTTGGAGCCAGTACCTTTGGTGCTTTATACGCCTGAAGAAAATGTGTCTATCAAAGAGGGGGCGTTATGCGACATTGCGCCAACTTTGTTGGATATGATGGGAATGGTTAAGCCAGATGAAATGACAGGCGAGAGCTTGCTAGTGCGAAATAAGGCCTAG
- a CDS encoding LysR substrate-binding domain-containing protein, whose product MRHYIPSSTALKCFEASVRHLSFTRAAEELHLTQSAVSRQIRNLEEFLSRELFIRLNKRLVLTGTGDAYYKEILPLLDAMEGASLRMLRREDEKTTLRIASLPTLASYWLIPKLNEFQELHPEFQIKVSALESGAQIESDNTDIILHYGGDHWPKAISHHLMGEQVIAVCSPELIGLSSPRRSLPSSVDLKNKTVSANVLNYELIHLSARVNAWPDWFAANKLEQSALSGATFEHFHMLLEAAKQSMGAAILPTFIAEQSLARGELIAPFGDAIDTPHEYFLSYPADRADLEQVVMFRDWLIEKMRSS is encoded by the coding sequence ATGCGGCATTACATCCCGTCTTCGACAGCATTGAAGTGCTTCGAAGCCTCTGTTCGACATCTTAGTTTTACCCGTGCTGCGGAAGAGCTTCATTTGACTCAAAGTGCGGTGAGTCGTCAAATTCGTAATCTCGAAGAGTTTCTATCTCGTGAGCTGTTTATTCGGTTAAACAAACGTCTTGTTTTGACCGGTACGGGAGACGCGTATTACAAAGAAATACTGCCGTTGTTAGATGCAATGGAAGGGGCGAGTTTAAGAATGTTGCGCCGCGAAGATGAAAAAACGACGCTGCGAATTGCATCATTGCCGACTCTTGCTTCGTATTGGTTAATACCGAAATTAAATGAGTTTCAGGAGTTGCATCCTGAGTTTCAGATAAAGGTCAGTGCATTAGAAAGCGGTGCTCAGATAGAGAGCGACAATACGGATATTATTTTGCATTATGGCGGTGATCATTGGCCGAAAGCGATTTCCCATCATCTGATGGGGGAGCAAGTCATTGCGGTGTGTTCACCTGAGTTAATCGGGCTTTCTAGCCCTCGACGTAGCTTGCCATCCTCTGTGGACTTAAAAAATAAAACAGTCAGTGCTAACGTTTTAAACTATGAGCTTATCCATTTATCCGCAAGGGTTAACGCGTGGCCAGATTGGTTTGCTGCGAATAAACTGGAACAAAGCGCGCTTTCAGGAGCAACGTTCGAGCATTTTCATATGCTTTTAGAAGCGGCAAAACAGTCAATGGGCGCGGCCATTTTACCAACCTTTATTGCTGAGCAAAGTCTGGCAAGAGGGGAGTTGATCGCGCCGTTTGGCGACGCGATTGATACGCCTCATGAGTATTTCTTATCCTACCCTGCCGACAGAGCGGATTTAGAGCAAGTGGTTATGTTTCGGGACTGGTTAATTGAAAAGATGCGCTCCAGTTAA
- a CDS encoding NAD(P)/FAD-dependent oxidoreductase, which produces MIDSDCNSLWRASSPAAPELTSLSSDMVVDVAIVGAGFTGLSAALHLAKKGFSVVVLEAQEVGFGGSGRNVGLANAGLWLEPDELDKQLGLEDGKRLYDALSVAPDTVFSLIDEYQIECEATRHGTLHAGVGKAGLAQLQRRCDQLQQRGAPVQLLGMSDAQTRIGSEKFCGALFDPRAGTIQPLAYARGLAHAALKEGATIFEYSPVTSIVPEQDSWKLDTEKGSVSAEKVVLATNAYCEFGVQEQARKFVPIFYSQLATKPLTEKELERVLPNKEGCWDTCTVMSSFRLDQQGRLIFGGMGGTGQRLTNWATQRVHELFPTLSNLEWDYCWTGKIAYSEDHLPHCQQLQRGLFSVAGYSGRGIGPGTVMGKELAHWFAGDIESLSAPTSVLRDTPLRELKRVFYEVGAKAYHLGQSKHLLT; this is translated from the coding sequence GTGATTGACTCCGACTGTAATTCGCTATGGCGAGCAAGTTCGCCTGCCGCACCTGAACTCACATCGCTTTCATCTGATATGGTCGTCGATGTTGCGATTGTTGGTGCCGGTTTTACCGGGTTATCTGCTGCACTCCATCTTGCAAAAAAAGGCTTTTCTGTCGTCGTACTCGAAGCTCAAGAAGTGGGTTTTGGTGGGTCTGGACGCAATGTCGGTTTGGCTAATGCGGGTTTATGGCTCGAACCTGATGAACTGGATAAACAGTTAGGGTTGGAGGATGGAAAGCGTTTATATGACGCCTTATCGGTTGCACCGGATACGGTATTTAGCTTGATTGATGAATACCAGATCGAATGCGAAGCGACTCGACATGGCACGCTTCACGCTGGCGTAGGTAAGGCAGGGTTAGCACAATTGCAACGACGGTGTGACCAGCTACAACAACGTGGTGCACCAGTTCAGTTACTTGGCATGTCAGATGCGCAGACTAGAATAGGCTCAGAGAAGTTTTGCGGCGCGTTATTTGATCCTAGAGCGGGAACGATCCAACCTTTAGCTTATGCTCGTGGACTGGCTCATGCCGCTCTAAAAGAGGGAGCAACCATCTTCGAATACTCTCCCGTGACCTCAATTGTGCCAGAGCAAGACAGTTGGAAACTTGATACCGAAAAGGGGTCGGTCAGCGCTGAGAAAGTTGTGTTAGCGACCAATGCGTATTGCGAATTTGGTGTTCAGGAACAAGCGCGAAAATTTGTCCCTATCTTTTACAGTCAGTTAGCGACCAAACCCTTAACCGAAAAAGAACTAGAGCGTGTTTTACCCAACAAGGAAGGTTGTTGGGATACCTGCACGGTCATGAGCTCTTTTCGGCTAGATCAACAGGGTCGTTTAATATTCGGTGGAATGGGCGGGACGGGGCAAAGGCTAACAAATTGGGCGACTCAACGAGTACATGAACTGTTCCCAACGCTATCCAACCTTGAATGGGATTACTGTTGGACAGGGAAGATTGCCTACAGCGAAGATCACTTACCTCATTGCCAGCAATTGCAACGAGGGCTATTTAGTGTCGCGGGCTACAGTGGTCGAGGAATCGGACCCGGCACCGTAATGGGCAAAGAACTTGCGCATTGGTTCGCGGGGGACATTGAGAGCCTATCCGCACCTACATCGGTATTGCGAGATACCCCCCTTCGAGAATTAAAACGAGTCTTTTATGAAGTCGGTGCAAAAGCATATCACCTAGGACAAAGTAAGCATTTACTTACTTAG
- the amaB gene encoding L-piperidine-6-carboxylate dehydrogenase, protein MTLTCLETLGINSLKQGDRYFSVLTGNVCEMGQGDAFSAHSPIDGAVLSQFNNAVPEQLSSVASELQDAFKALRVIPAPRRGELVRRIGEEARKYKEELAQVISLEAGKILPEALGEVQEWIDVCDFAVGQSRMLHGLSIVSERPGHRMMEQWQPLGPVAVITAFNFPMAVWAWNAMLGLVCGDPILLKPSEKAPLCALAMYQIAQNVIADMPDIPKASVSVMIGGRDLGEAIASNPVFPLVSATGSTAMGKAVAQTVAARLGRSLLELGGNNAMIVSPTADLDLALRAIVFSAAGTAGQRCTTLRRLITHESVVDGLVERLVKSYSSLSIGNPMEEGNLVGPLIDEGSFGRMQASLAAAKEQGGEVVYGGERVTEGVPASGFYVKPAIVRIAHDAPIVQEETFAPILYVLTYSEFEDAIEIQNNVPQGLSSAVFTESMREAELFMSPAGSDCGIANVNIGTSGAEIGGAFGGEKETGGGRESGSDAWRNYMRRTTNTINYGGDLPLAQGIVFE, encoded by the coding sequence ATGACTTTAACGTGTTTGGAAACGCTTGGTATCAATTCTCTTAAGCAAGGCGATCGTTATTTCAGCGTCTTAACTGGCAATGTTTGCGAAATGGGCCAAGGCGACGCTTTCTCTGCGCATAGCCCCATTGATGGTGCTGTGCTGTCTCAGTTTAATAATGCCGTGCCGGAGCAACTTTCGTCTGTCGCGTCTGAGCTTCAAGACGCTTTCAAAGCGCTTCGGGTGATTCCTGCGCCGCGTCGTGGTGAGTTGGTTCGTCGTATTGGCGAAGAGGCTCGAAAATACAAAGAAGAACTCGCACAGGTGATTTCTTTGGAGGCAGGCAAAATCTTACCAGAGGCATTAGGCGAGGTTCAGGAATGGATTGACGTGTGCGATTTCGCTGTGGGTCAGTCTCGTATGCTACACGGTTTGTCGATTGTATCTGAACGCCCTGGACACAGAATGATGGAGCAATGGCAGCCACTTGGTCCTGTTGCGGTCATCACGGCCTTTAACTTCCCGATGGCGGTATGGGCTTGGAACGCCATGCTAGGTCTAGTGTGCGGTGATCCGATCTTATTAAAACCTTCTGAAAAAGCGCCATTGTGTGCCTTGGCAATGTATCAAATCGCACAGAATGTGATTGCAGACATGCCTGATATTCCAAAGGCCTCCGTGAGTGTCATGATCGGTGGGCGTGATTTAGGTGAAGCGATTGCTTCTAATCCTGTTTTCCCTCTCGTCTCTGCAACGGGCTCGACTGCCATGGGGAAAGCGGTCGCTCAAACGGTAGCGGCTCGTTTAGGTCGATCACTTTTAGAGTTGGGCGGCAACAATGCCATGATCGTTTCTCCAACAGCCGACTTAGACTTGGCACTTAGAGCCATTGTCTTTTCGGCAGCAGGTACCGCAGGTCAACGTTGTACGACACTTCGACGTTTGATTACTCATGAATCAGTTGTGGATGGTTTGGTTGAGCGCCTTGTTAAATCCTACTCCTCTTTGAGCATTGGTAACCCAATGGAAGAGGGCAACCTCGTTGGGCCGCTTATCGATGAAGGCAGCTTTGGACGTATGCAAGCGTCTTTGGCCGCAGCAAAAGAGCAAGGTGGTGAGGTTGTTTACGGTGGTGAGCGTGTTACAGAAGGCGTTCCTGCGAGCGGCTTTTATGTGAAACCAGCGATTGTTCGTATTGCTCATGACGCGCCAATTGTTCAAGAAGAAACCTTCGCGCCTATTTTGTATGTCCTGACTTACAGCGAATTTGAAGACGCTATCGAGATTCAAAATAACGTACCACAAGGTTTGTCTTCTGCGGTGTTCACAGAAAGCATGCGCGAGGCTGAGTTGTTTATGTCTCCAGCAGGGTCTGACTGTGGTATTGCGAATGTAAACATCGGTACCTCGGGCGCTGAGATTGGCGGTGCCTTTGGAGGCGAAAAAGAGACTGGTGGTGGTCGTGAATCTGGTTCCGATGCGTGGCGTAATTACATGCGTCGTACCACGAATACGATCAACTATGGCGGCGATCTGCCTCTCGCTCAAGGTATCGTATTCGAATAA
- a CDS encoding LysR family transcriptional regulator, with product MDIRSLRYFIAVFEERSLSAAAKRCFVAQPSISATLAQLEEDLSTKLFVRHSKGVSPTDSGSQLYPHACRMVNDLNSLRGLFSENTTPLSLTISLTPFLSGAFISQVIKKMLDEISGLTLNLIDESESADLRFTCSRYTSEDDVFYPLWEDDYVIAMPEGHWLSEFPSLSIKQIDRQPFISRTPCDILESWNYLMQKQGLKTDIRAQVKTEEYALDLVAAGLGISLIPEHSSRGRSDICIRPINDVKLKRVVGLAHCKDRSFPAHLINTILSSKQQLLLT from the coding sequence GTGGATATTCGTTCTCTACGATACTTTATCGCCGTATTTGAAGAGCGCAGTTTAAGCGCGGCGGCAAAACGCTGCTTCGTCGCGCAACCGTCTATTTCTGCAACACTGGCCCAATTAGAAGAAGACTTGAGTACAAAACTGTTTGTGCGGCACTCGAAAGGTGTCTCACCGACCGACAGCGGCAGCCAGCTTTACCCTCATGCTTGTCGAATGGTGAACGATCTCAACTCACTTAGGGGGCTTTTTTCTGAAAATACCACGCCTCTGTCTCTTACCATTTCATTAACGCCTTTTTTATCCGGTGCTTTCATCAGTCAGGTGATCAAAAAAATGTTGGATGAAATAAGTGGACTAACCTTGAACTTGATCGACGAGTCGGAAAGCGCGGATTTGCGTTTTACATGCAGCCGCTATACCTCAGAAGACGATGTTTTCTACCCGCTCTGGGAAGACGACTATGTTATTGCAATGCCAGAAGGGCATTGGCTCAGTGAATTTCCTTCTCTTTCTATTAAGCAGATAGACAGACAACCTTTTATTTCTCGTACGCCATGCGACATTCTTGAGTCGTGGAACTACCTTATGCAAAAACAAGGACTTAAGACGGATATTCGTGCCCAAGTAAAAACAGAAGAATATGCGCTCGACCTTGTGGCAGCGGGACTGGGAATTTCACTGATTCCTGAACATTCTTCTAGAGGACGGTCAGACATCTGCATCAGACCTATCAACGATGTCAAACTTAAACGGGTTGTTGGCTTGGCGCATTGTAAAGACAGAAGCTTTCCAGCTCACTTAATTAATACGATCTTATCCTCAAAGCAGCAGCTACTATTGACCTAA